The Arthrobacter zhaoxinii sequence CTGGCGATGAGGATCACGGAGGTGAACTGGGTCGGGATCGCGAGGGGACCGAGGATGCTTGCGCCGGGGACGCCGAAGCGGACGAGCCACTTCATGAAGCGCTGGCGCCCCTTGGATACGGGCTTGGCCGGCGCCGTCTCCTCGAACGCAGCGGACCCCTGGTAACCCAGGGAGGCCGGGACACGCTCGGCGCTGCGAGTAGCCGCGACGCGGCCCCTGTTGTGGTTGGTGACCGCAGTGCGGGCCCGGGAGGTGAAGAGCACCACGAAAACCACGCTCAGGAAATTGCCGACTGCGGCCGCGATACCGGCAACGATAGGGTGGAGGCCGCCGAGGATGCCGATCATGGAGGCTCCTTCGGTCTCGATGAACGGAACCGCCCCGGCGAGCATCACGATGAAGGGCCGGATGATCTCGGGC is a genomic window containing:
- a CDS encoding small multidrug efflux protein; this encodes MNPIQELIISFQDLAAQVPEIIRPFIVMLAGAVPFIETEGASMIGILGGLHPIVAGIAAAVGNFLSVVFVVLFTSRARTAVTNHNRGRVAATRSAERVPASLGYQGSAAFEETAPAKPVSKGRQRFMKWLVRFGVPGASILGPLAIPTQFTSVILIASGTSRGWVLLWQGVAIVIWTTVATVSFWAALTFVVGV